In Sporichthya polymorpha DSM 43042, a genomic segment contains:
- a CDS encoding acyl-CoA dehydrogenase family protein: MPGGGGVTDLSARVDALLAQCDPATTAPQEFLRARFDAGLARVDYPVGRGGLGLDPVLQETVDRALSAAGAPGNDPDNNVIGLGMAAPTLLAFGTPEQLDRWLRPLWTGEELWCQLFSEPGAGSDLAGLATSAVRDGDAPDADWVVNGQKVWTTLAHQARWALLVARTDPTVPKHRGLTYFVVDMQAPGIEIRPLRQITGETEFNEVFLTDVRVPDAYRIGAVGAGWAVTQGTLMNERVQYTSGPAPRGSGPIGCVVEAWRAHPEQRTAGLQTRLLELWVDAEVARLAAARLGQQIAAGQPGPEGSAAKLEYARLNQAISSLELDLLGDDGLRYADYTTRMPVMEPEETKEPGWRYLRSRANSIEGGTSEILRNIVAERVLGLPAEPRADKNTAWKDLPR, translated from the coding sequence ATGCCGGGAGGCGGAGGAGTGACGGACCTGTCCGCACGGGTCGACGCGCTGCTGGCGCAGTGCGACCCGGCCACGACCGCACCGCAGGAGTTCCTGCGGGCGCGGTTCGACGCGGGCCTGGCACGGGTGGACTACCCGGTCGGGCGCGGTGGGCTGGGCCTGGATCCCGTGCTGCAGGAGACCGTCGACCGCGCGCTCTCCGCGGCCGGCGCCCCGGGCAACGACCCGGACAACAACGTCATCGGGCTCGGCATGGCGGCCCCGACGCTGCTCGCGTTCGGGACGCCGGAGCAACTCGACCGCTGGCTCCGGCCGCTGTGGACGGGGGAGGAGCTGTGGTGCCAGCTCTTCTCGGAGCCCGGCGCCGGGTCCGACCTCGCCGGTCTCGCCACCTCAGCGGTCCGGGACGGCGACGCCCCGGACGCCGACTGGGTCGTCAACGGCCAGAAGGTCTGGACCACGCTCGCGCATCAGGCCCGCTGGGCGCTGCTCGTCGCGCGGACCGACCCGACGGTGCCGAAGCACCGCGGCCTCACCTACTTCGTCGTCGACATGCAGGCGCCCGGGATCGAGATCCGGCCGCTGCGTCAGATCACCGGTGAGACCGAGTTCAACGAGGTCTTCCTGACCGACGTCCGCGTTCCCGACGCCTACCGCATCGGGGCCGTCGGCGCGGGCTGGGCGGTCACGCAGGGCACGCTGATGAACGAGCGGGTCCAGTACACGTCCGGCCCCGCCCCCCGCGGGTCCGGACCGATCGGTTGCGTCGTCGAGGCCTGGCGCGCGCACCCGGAGCAGCGGACCGCCGGCCTCCAGACGCGCCTGCTCGAACTCTGGGTCGACGCCGAGGTCGCCCGGCTCGCCGCCGCGCGCCTCGGTCAGCAGATCGCGGCCGGTCAGCCGGGCCCGGAGGGGTCGGCGGCCAAGCTCGAGTACGCGCGGCTGAACCAGGCGATCTCCTCCCTCGAGCTCGACCTGCTCGGCGACGACGGCCTGCGGTACGCGGACTACACCACGCGCATGCCGGTGATGGAGCCCGAGGAGACCAAGGAACCGGGCTGGCGCTACCTGCGCTCGCGGGCGAACTCGATCGAGGGCGGGACGTCGGAGATCCTGCGCAACATCGTCGCGGAACGCGTGCTCGGCCTGCCCGCCGAACCTCGCGCGGACAAGAACACCGCGTGGAAGGACCTGCCGCGATGA
- a CDS encoding acyl-CoA dehydrogenase family protein, whose protein sequence is MSVGDLLYTDTEEQLRASVRDLLTDRAPWPAVLARTETAEPVDTDLWRRLAQLGGAGLAVPSAWGGVDASWREAAVVAEELGRAVAPVPFLGHAVATALLLELGAEDLLPAVAAGERTAAVVVRAATAAHENAASVDLQDGRLHGSVPAVLDATTADLLLVRAGDALYAVDAADARVTPAPSLDRTRPIADISFDGAPGTVVASGPAVDEALAKALQIGAVLLAAEQLGLAQRCLEIAVQYLQTRRQFGRLIGEFQALKHRAADVWVRNSGVRAAARYAADCAATDAADLPVAAALAQAAASPAAELAAQECLQLHGGIGFTWELPVHLYLKRAKSSAILLGTADRHRAAIGDLVGIPAVPTGGAAA, encoded by the coding sequence ATGAGCGTCGGAGACCTCCTCTACACCGACACCGAGGAGCAGTTGCGGGCCAGCGTCCGCGACCTGCTCACCGACCGGGCTCCCTGGCCGGCCGTGCTCGCACGGACCGAGACCGCGGAGCCGGTCGACACCGACCTCTGGCGGCGCCTGGCGCAGCTCGGCGGCGCCGGCCTGGCCGTGCCCTCGGCGTGGGGCGGCGTCGACGCGTCCTGGCGCGAGGCGGCCGTCGTCGCCGAGGAACTCGGGCGGGCCGTCGCGCCCGTGCCGTTCCTCGGGCACGCCGTCGCCACCGCGCTGCTCCTGGAGCTCGGCGCCGAGGACCTGCTCCCCGCCGTCGCGGCGGGGGAGCGCACCGCGGCCGTCGTCGTGCGCGCCGCCACCGCCGCGCACGAGAACGCGGCTTCCGTGGACCTCCAGGACGGTCGGCTGCACGGTTCGGTGCCGGCCGTCCTGGACGCCACCACCGCCGACCTGCTGCTGGTCCGGGCCGGGGACGCGCTGTACGCCGTCGACGCGGCGGACGCCCGCGTCACGCCGGCGCCGTCGCTGGACCGGACCCGCCCGATCGCGGACATCAGCTTCGACGGGGCGCCGGGCACGGTCGTGGCCTCCGGGCCGGCGGTCGACGAGGCGCTCGCGAAGGCGCTGCAGATCGGGGCGGTCCTGCTGGCCGCCGAGCAGCTCGGGCTCGCTCAGCGCTGCTTGGAGATCGCGGTCCAGTATCTGCAGACGCGTCGTCAGTTCGGTCGCCTGATCGGGGAGTTCCAGGCTCTCAAGCACCGCGCCGCCGACGTGTGGGTCCGCAACAGCGGCGTCCGCGCCGCCGCGCGGTACGCCGCCGACTGCGCCGCCACGGACGCGGCCGACCTGCCCGTCGCGGCCGCGCTCGCGCAGGCCGCCGCCTCACCCGCCGCCGAGCTCGCCGCGCAGGAGTGCCTGCAGCTGCACGGCGGCATCGGTTTCACCTGGGAGCTCCCCGTGCACCTGTACCTGAAGCGGGCCAAGAGCTCGGCGATCCTGCTCGGGACCGCGGACCGGCACCGGGCCGCGATCGGCGACCTGGTCGGGATCCCCGCGGTGCCGACCGGAGGGGCCGCCGCATGA
- a CDS encoding SDR family NAD(P)-dependent oxidoreductase, translating into MIDLTGLHVVVTGGNSGLGLGMALGVARAGANVSIWGRNAERNAEAAAQVAALGVQALPVECDVTDEKDIAAAMDRTIESLGPLGCMVANAGIAGETKLVDTSLDEWHRIMRVNVDGVFLTAREAGRRFVAQDTGGSLVLVSSTASRFGAGGLGAYATSKSAVVGMGRTFAVELARHRVRANVLIPGWTRTAMNEHLQADERFLAATTARTPVRRWATADEFEKVAVFLADPSQTFHTGNEVVVDGGYCIF; encoded by the coding sequence ATGATCGACCTGACCGGACTTCACGTCGTCGTCACCGGCGGCAACTCGGGCCTGGGCCTCGGCATGGCCCTGGGGGTCGCGCGGGCCGGGGCGAACGTCTCGATCTGGGGCCGCAACGCCGAGCGCAACGCCGAGGCGGCCGCGCAGGTCGCCGCCCTCGGGGTGCAGGCGCTCCCCGTCGAGTGCGATGTCACCGACGAGAAGGACATCGCCGCGGCGATGGACCGCACGATCGAGTCCCTCGGCCCGCTCGGGTGCATGGTCGCGAACGCCGGGATCGCCGGCGAGACCAAGCTCGTCGACACCTCGCTGGACGAATGGCACCGCATCATGCGCGTCAACGTCGACGGCGTGTTTCTGACGGCCCGTGAGGCGGGCCGGCGCTTCGTCGCGCAGGACACGGGCGGCTCGCTCGTCCTCGTCTCCTCGACCGCGAGCCGGTTCGGTGCCGGCGGGCTCGGCGCCTACGCCACCAGCAAGTCCGCCGTGGTCGGCATGGGGCGCACCTTCGCCGTCGAGCTGGCCCGGCACCGCGTCCGCGCCAACGTGCTCATCCCCGGCTGGACCCGTACCGCGATGAACGAGCACCTGCAGGCCGACGAACGCTTTCTGGCGGCGACGACCGCTCGTACCCCGGTCCGCCGGTGGGCCACCGCCGACGAGTTCGAGAAGGTCGCCGTGTTCCTCGCCGACCCCAGCCAGACCTTCCACACCGGCAACGAAGTCGTCGTCGACGGCGGCTACTGCATCTTCTGA
- a CDS encoding aldehyde dehydrogenase — MDRLSLYIDGEQVAPLDGTTRDVVEAATGEVIGTAALGGVSDIDRAVTAAARAKKGWAATPAKERADLIDRMAGALFEAGKETAALVSRENGMPIRLSIGANKFAPAAIFQYYAGLVRGDVENDERNGQLARTLVRRDPIGVVAAITPWNYPQALAAMKLGPALAAGCTVVLKPAPETALDAHAFADAAAAAGLPPGVLNVVPADREAGAALVSHAEVNKVAFTGSTAAGRAIGAECGRLLRPVTLELGGKSASIVCEDADLELFAKALLEISLPNNGQTCHACTRILAPAGRYAEVVEAVTDTVRSLRIGNPLEKDTQIGPLVSPAQRDRVLDYVNIGRTDGGRVTVGGEVPADLPGWYVQPTVFADVDNNARIAQEEIFGPVLAVIPYRDEDEAVALANDSEYGLGGTVWTGDVERGIAIADRIETGTVGVNHYALDFGAPFGGVKASGLGRELGPEGLAPYVQTRSVYLAPVAR, encoded by the coding sequence ATGGACAGGCTCTCGCTCTACATCGACGGCGAGCAGGTCGCTCCGCTCGACGGGACGACCCGCGACGTGGTCGAGGCCGCGACCGGTGAGGTGATCGGGACCGCCGCGCTCGGCGGTGTCTCGGACATCGACCGCGCCGTCACCGCCGCCGCGCGTGCGAAGAAGGGCTGGGCGGCCACGCCGGCGAAGGAGCGGGCCGACCTGATCGACCGCATGGCCGGCGCGCTGTTCGAGGCGGGCAAGGAGACGGCGGCCCTCGTCAGCCGCGAGAACGGCATGCCGATCCGCTTGTCGATCGGGGCGAACAAGTTCGCCCCGGCCGCGATCTTCCAGTACTACGCCGGCCTCGTGCGCGGCGACGTGGAGAACGACGAGCGCAACGGCCAGCTGGCGCGCACCCTCGTCCGCCGTGACCCGATCGGTGTCGTCGCCGCGATCACGCCGTGGAACTACCCGCAGGCGCTCGCCGCGATGAAGCTCGGCCCCGCGCTGGCGGCCGGCTGCACCGTCGTCCTGAAGCCGGCGCCGGAGACCGCGCTCGACGCGCACGCGTTCGCCGACGCGGCCGCCGCCGCGGGTCTGCCGCCGGGCGTCCTCAACGTCGTCCCCGCGGACCGTGAGGCGGGCGCGGCGCTGGTCTCGCACGCCGAGGTCAACAAGGTCGCGTTCACCGGGTCGACGGCCGCGGGCCGCGCGATCGGCGCCGAGTGCGGGCGGTTGCTGCGTCCGGTCACGCTCGAGCTCGGTGGCAAGTCCGCCTCGATCGTCTGCGAGGACGCCGACCTCGAGCTGTTCGCGAAGGCGCTGCTGGAGATCTCGCTGCCGAACAACGGCCAGACCTGCCACGCCTGCACGCGCATCCTGGCCCCGGCCGGCCGGTACGCCGAAGTCGTCGAGGCCGTCACCGATACCGTGCGCAGCCTGCGGATCGGCAACCCGCTCGAGAAGGACACGCAGATCGGCCCGCTGGTCAGCCCGGCGCAGCGCGACCGCGTCCTCGACTACGTGAACATCGGGCGCACCGACGGTGGCCGCGTCACCGTCGGCGGCGAGGTCCCGGCCGACCTGCCCGGCTGGTACGTGCAGCCGACCGTCTTCGCGGACGTCGACAACAACGCCCGGATTGCACAGGAGGAGATCTTCGGCCCGGTCCTCGCGGTGATTCCCTACCGCGACGAGGACGAGGCCGTCGCCCTCGCGAACGACTCGGAGTACGGCCTCGGCGGCACGGTGTGGACCGGCGACGTCGAGCGCGGCATCGCGATCGCCGACCGCATCGAGACCGGCACCGTCGGCGTGAACCACTACGCGCTCGACTTCGGCGCTCCGTTCGGCGGTGTGAAGGCCAGCGGCCTCGGCCGTGAGCTCGGGCCCGAGGGCCTCGCGCCGTACGTGCAGACCCGGTCGGTCTACCTGGCACCGGTGGCGCGATGA
- a CDS encoding thiolase family protein has product MSNDDRTAAIAGLGITELGKVYGRSSSSLAAEAVRLAAADAGLPLSAVDGLLISSGQKQDVGITLANALSTGPLGLCATMNSFGATAGIMVATAAKAIAEGAATTVACVFADTPLKPKQSTGAAWGSPRASTREIAGLGGWSLAGGATNPNILYAMCARRHMERYGTTSEQLGEIAVAQRAWAQHNPLAAMREPMTIADHQNSRWIADPLHLLDCCLVSNGAVAVIVTSADRAKDLAKPPVHVWGWGQAHEVRRMHRGSDWGLVTPAARSGPAAMRMASIGVDDVDVVELYDCYTYTVLVTLEDYGFCGKGEGGSFVEHGRLAPGGKLAVNTGGGQLSGYYMWGMTPLSEAIIQARGEGGARQAPRNDVVLVSGNGGILEHHSTLVLSPHARKLPAEVTA; this is encoded by the coding sequence ATGAGCAACGACGACCGGACGGCGGCGATCGCCGGGCTCGGCATCACCGAGCTCGGGAAGGTGTACGGCCGCTCGTCGTCGAGCCTGGCTGCCGAGGCGGTCCGGCTCGCCGCCGCCGACGCGGGCCTCCCGCTGTCGGCCGTCGACGGGCTGCTGATCAGCTCGGGCCAGAAGCAGGACGTCGGGATCACGCTCGCCAACGCGCTCTCGACCGGCCCGCTCGGTCTCTGCGCGACGATGAACTCGTTCGGCGCCACCGCGGGGATCATGGTCGCGACCGCGGCCAAGGCCATCGCCGAGGGCGCCGCGACGACGGTCGCGTGCGTCTTCGCCGACACTCCGCTCAAGCCGAAGCAGAGCACGGGCGCGGCCTGGGGTTCGCCGCGCGCCTCGACGCGTGAGATCGCGGGCCTCGGCGGCTGGTCGCTCGCCGGCGGCGCGACCAATCCGAACATCCTCTACGCGATGTGCGCCCGCCGGCACATGGAGCGCTACGGCACGACGTCGGAGCAGCTCGGCGAGATCGCCGTCGCCCAGCGCGCGTGGGCGCAGCACAACCCGCTCGCCGCGATGCGGGAGCCGATGACGATCGCCGACCACCAGAACTCGCGCTGGATCGCCGACCCGCTGCACCTGCTGGACTGCTGCCTCGTCAGCAACGGCGCGGTCGCGGTCATCGTCACGTCCGCCGACCGGGCGAAGGATCTGGCGAAGCCTCCGGTCCACGTCTGGGGCTGGGGGCAGGCGCACGAGGTTCGGCGGATGCACCGCGGCTCGGACTGGGGTCTCGTCACCCCGGCCGCGCGGTCCGGCCCGGCCGCGATGCGGATGGCCAGCATCGGCGTCGACGACGTCGACGTCGTCGAGCTCTACGACTGCTACACCTACACGGTTCTCGTCACGCTCGAGGACTACGGGTTCTGCGGGAAGGGCGAAGGCGGCTCGTTCGTCGAGCACGGCCGGCTGGCCCCGGGCGGCAAGCTCGCGGTCAACACCGGCGGCGGCCAGCTGTCGGGCTATTACATGTGGGGCATGACGCCGCTGTCGGAGGCGATCATCCAGGCCCGTGGCGAGGGTGGCGCGCGGCAGGCGCCGCGCAACGACGTCGTCCTCGTGTCCGGCAACGGCGGCATTCTCGAACACCACTCGACGCTCGTGCTCAGCCCGCACGCGCGCAAGCTCCCCGCGGAGGTGACCGCATGA
- a CDS encoding Zn-ribbon domain-containing OB-fold protein, whose protein sequence is MSTPEVSELPPPFPAVQRDAATEAFFDAAGRGELLVQQCAGCGTVLTPEAKTCFSCGSVELGPTVVSGRGRLITWVVVSHPPVPVLAGAVPYVTAVVELDEGPWLMVRLIDADPEVLTAGDSVQVDFVRSGAGENTGEMLPVFRRVGSADKAEDKAGDKATEEKA, encoded by the coding sequence ATGAGTACGCCCGAGGTCTCGGAGCTGCCGCCCCCGTTCCCGGCGGTCCAGCGCGACGCCGCCACCGAGGCGTTCTTCGACGCCGCGGGCCGGGGTGAGCTGCTCGTCCAGCAGTGCGCCGGCTGCGGCACCGTCCTGACGCCCGAGGCGAAGACCTGCTTCTCGTGCGGGTCAGTAGAGCTCGGCCCGACCGTGGTGTCGGGCCGCGGCCGCCTGATCACCTGGGTCGTCGTCTCGCACCCACCGGTCCCGGTGCTCGCGGGTGCGGTTCCTTACGTGACCGCGGTCGTCGAGCTCGACGAGGGCCCGTGGCTGATGGTCCGTCTGATCGACGCGGATCCCGAGGTGTTGACGGCCGGCGATTCCGTCCAGGTGGACTTCGTCCGCTCGGGTGCGGGGGAGAACACCGGAGAGATGCTGCCGGTGTTCCGGCGGGTTGGCTCCGCGGACAAGGCGGAGGACAAGGCGGGGGACAAGGCAACGGAGGAGAAGGCATGA
- a CDS encoding crotonase/enoyl-CoA hydratase family protein codes for MTEPAAKLEKRGNIGILTLNRPDALNAVNADLAIAAGAALEEAQNDPEIRVVVLTGAGRAFCAGADLKELAKGNRIDDREHPEWGFGGIVQHWISKPTIAAVNGFALGGGTEIMLACDLAVIDEAASLGLPEVKRGLLAAAGGVIRLQRQIPFKVALEAMLTGEAMTAARAYELGLVNRVAPAGTALDVALSLAESIAANAPLSVEQSKHVAYTTAALGSDWEPEVWEVNAQAAKIVFTSKDAMEGPRAFAEKRKPEWQGR; via the coding sequence ATGACCGAGCCGGCGGCGAAGCTGGAGAAGCGCGGCAACATCGGGATCCTGACGCTGAACCGGCCGGATGCCCTCAACGCGGTGAACGCCGACCTGGCGATCGCCGCGGGCGCCGCGCTGGAGGAGGCGCAGAACGACCCGGAGATCCGCGTCGTCGTGCTCACCGGGGCCGGTCGCGCGTTCTGCGCGGGCGCCGACCTCAAGGAGCTGGCGAAGGGCAACCGCATCGACGACCGCGAGCACCCGGAGTGGGGTTTCGGCGGGATCGTCCAGCACTGGATCTCCAAGCCCACGATCGCCGCCGTCAACGGCTTCGCGCTGGGTGGCGGCACCGAGATCATGCTCGCCTGCGACCTCGCGGTCATCGACGAGGCGGCGTCGCTGGGTCTGCCCGAGGTCAAGCGCGGGTTGCTCGCGGCGGCCGGCGGTGTGATCCGGCTGCAGCGACAGATTCCCTTCAAGGTGGCGCTCGAGGCGATGCTCACCGGTGAGGCGATGACCGCCGCCCGGGCCTACGAACTGGGTCTGGTCAACCGGGTCGCCCCGGCCGGCACCGCGCTCGACGTCGCGCTGTCACTGGCGGAGAGCATCGCCGCCAACGCCCCGCTGTCCGTCGAGCAGAGCAAGCACGTCGCGTACACCACCGCGGCTCTGGGCTCGGATTGGGAGCCCGAGGTCTGGGAGGTCAACGCGCAGGCCGCCAAGATCGTGTTCACCAGCAAGGACGCCATGGAGGGCCCGCGCGCCTTCGCCGAGAAGCGCAAGCCGGAGTGGCAGGGACGATGA
- a CDS encoding CaiB/BaiF CoA transferase family protein gives MSNLPLRGLRVLDLTSGAAEACGRYLADLGADVLLVEPPGGSPSRADAIGFGLRNANKRGAVLDLTEAQGRERLFALAGEVDVVVESLPRELVESGVTPEALLAAHPGLVVVSVTDFGRTGPYTDYVGTDAVLAAMGGVLSRSGLPSRPPLLPPSGIVAQTVAVHAAWAALVALAKRLRTGEGELVDVSAFEAVVHGFDPGFGTQGSAAAGRKESFPRGRPDAAAFYPVFPCADGHVRIALLAPRQWQSMFDWLGRPEEFADPKYNHIAVRFEASDRLHPLIAAHFVNSPRAELVAEGTRRGIPISAVLSPSEVLAADHFAASGALVDAEIVDGVRARVPHGYLSVDGERAGLRHRAPRVGEHDGEAFPGADRLTSLDLPGDGEGPLSGVRVLDLGVIVFGAELTRLLADQGADVIKIENSAFPDGLRQTRKNSTMNASFAWGARNKRGLGLDLRSEEGRAIVRELVRTADVVTGNFKPGTLESLGLSFAQLAEINPRIVVSDSSAFGSRGPWSDRMGYGPLVRGACGVSTLWRYPEGDADHDTYCDGSTVYPDHIAAHVGAVGVIAALLDRARTGRGAGLELAQADVAVVHLGPLLAQESLQPGTVGPALRPEAGGVGAGVYPCAGDDEWVVIDVRDEADAKRLAEVTGGEALEAWTAERTPAEAAEVLQAAGVPAGPMLRLPDQLTDPQLVERGAFRTLEHPELKAPIPTNAHVARFSTIPDPPLRPAPLPGEHTVEIATNELGLDETRIAALIEAGVLQVPAAPAAPDAE, from the coding sequence ATGAGCAATCTTCCGCTGCGGGGACTGCGCGTCCTCGACCTGACGAGCGGCGCCGCGGAGGCCTGCGGTCGCTACCTCGCCGACCTCGGCGCCGACGTGCTCCTCGTCGAGCCGCCGGGCGGGTCGCCGAGCCGGGCCGACGCGATCGGCTTCGGCCTGCGCAACGCGAACAAGCGCGGTGCGGTGCTCGACCTGACGGAGGCTCAGGGCCGCGAGCGGCTGTTCGCGCTCGCCGGCGAGGTCGACGTCGTGGTGGAGTCGCTGCCGCGGGAGCTGGTGGAGTCGGGCGTCACCCCGGAGGCGCTGCTCGCCGCGCATCCCGGGCTGGTCGTCGTCTCCGTCACCGACTTCGGCCGGACCGGTCCCTACACGGATTACGTCGGCACCGATGCGGTGCTCGCTGCGATGGGTGGCGTGCTCTCGCGCTCCGGCCTACCCAGCCGGCCCCCGCTGCTCCCGCCGTCCGGCATCGTCGCGCAGACCGTCGCGGTGCACGCCGCGTGGGCCGCGCTGGTCGCACTCGCGAAGCGGCTGCGTACCGGTGAGGGCGAGCTCGTCGACGTCTCGGCGTTCGAGGCGGTGGTCCACGGCTTCGACCCCGGCTTCGGCACGCAGGGCTCGGCAGCCGCGGGCCGCAAGGAATCCTTCCCCCGCGGCCGGCCCGACGCCGCCGCGTTCTACCCGGTCTTCCCGTGCGCCGACGGGCACGTCCGCATCGCGCTGCTCGCCCCGCGGCAGTGGCAGTCGATGTTCGACTGGCTCGGCCGGCCCGAGGAGTTCGCGGACCCGAAGTACAACCACATCGCGGTCCGCTTCGAGGCGTCCGACCGGCTGCACCCGCTGATCGCCGCGCACTTCGTGAACAGCCCGCGTGCCGAGCTCGTCGCCGAGGGCACGCGCCGCGGCATCCCGATCTCGGCGGTGCTCAGCCCGTCCGAGGTCCTCGCCGCCGACCACTTTGCCGCGTCGGGTGCACTCGTCGACGCGGAGATCGTCGACGGCGTCCGCGCCCGCGTGCCGCACGGCTACCTCTCGGTCGACGGCGAGCGCGCCGGCCTCCGCCACCGCGCGCCGCGCGTGGGGGAGCACGACGGCGAGGCGTTCCCCGGCGCCGACCGGCTGACCTCGCTGGACCTCCCCGGTGACGGCGAGGGTCCGCTGTCCGGCGTGCGCGTCCTCGACCTCGGCGTCATCGTCTTCGGCGCGGAACTCACCCGACTCCTCGCCGACCAGGGCGCCGACGTGATCAAGATCGAGAACTCCGCGTTCCCCGACGGTCTGCGGCAGACCCGCAAGAACTCGACGATGAACGCCTCGTTCGCGTGGGGCGCGCGGAACAAGCGCGGCCTTGGCCTCGACCTCCGCAGCGAGGAGGGGCGCGCGATCGTCCGCGAGCTCGTCCGCACCGCCGACGTCGTCACCGGCAACTTCAAGCCGGGGACGCTGGAGTCGCTCGGGCTCTCGTTCGCGCAGCTGGCCGAGATCAACCCGCGGATCGTCGTCTCCGACTCCAGCGCCTTCGGCTCGCGCGGTCCGTGGAGCGACCGCATGGGCTACGGGCCGCTCGTCCGCGGCGCGTGCGGCGTCTCGACGCTGTGGCGGTACCCGGAGGGCGACGCGGACCACGACACCTACTGCGACGGGTCGACCGTCTACCCCGACCACATCGCGGCGCACGTCGGCGCGGTCGGCGTGATCGCCGCGCTGCTCGACCGGGCGCGGACCGGTCGTGGGGCCGGGCTGGAACTGGCGCAGGCCGACGTGGCCGTCGTCCACCTCGGCCCCCTGCTCGCGCAGGAGTCGCTGCAGCCCGGCACGGTGGGCCCCGCCCTCCGTCCCGAGGCCGGTGGCGTCGGTGCCGGCGTCTACCCGTGCGCCGGTGACGACGAGTGGGTCGTGATCGACGTGCGCGACGAGGCCGACGCGAAGCGGCTCGCCGAGGTGACTGGCGGCGAGGCCTTGGAGGCCTGGACCGCCGAGCGCACCCCGGCCGAGGCCGCGGAGGTGCTCCAGGCCGCGGGCGTCCCCGCGGGCCCGATGCTCCGGCTGCCCGACCAGCTGACGGACCCTCAGCTCGTCGAGCGCGGCGCGTTCCGGACCCTGGAGCACCCCGAGCTGAAGGCCCCGATCCCGACCAATGCCCACGTCGCCCGGTTCTCCACGATTCCGGACCCGCCGCTCCGCCCCGCCCCGCTCCCGGGCGAGCACACGGTCGAGATCGCAACCAACGAGCTCGGTCTCGACGAGACCCGCATCGCCGCCCTGATCGAGGCCGGCGTGCTCCAGGTCCCCGCCGCCCCCGCCGCCCCCGACGCCGAGTAG
- a CDS encoding SDR family NAD(P)-dependent oxidoreductase, translating to MAGRLEGKVAIITGAGSGLGREAAQLFAAEGASIVVMDVLGDRAEATVKLLEDADRPAVAVVGDVSVEADVERTVSTALERFGKLDIMWANAGIVSRGGVPSVMGGEELAFEDFPLEDWHEVIGVNLTGPFLCAKHAVKPLRENGGGVILMTSSASAFAAYHGIAPYMATKGGVNSLVRSLSLDLGKWGIRVNGIAPTHGMSPNFLMERGAPVVGQSYEQVAGPWDKRVTPIPLKLDRPPTLRDNANVALFLVSDEAAYLSGQTMVSTDGGTLARVAIPFPEDQPDLS from the coding sequence ATGGCCGGCAGACTCGAGGGCAAGGTCGCGATCATCACCGGAGCCGGGTCCGGCCTGGGCCGGGAGGCGGCGCAGCTGTTCGCCGCCGAAGGCGCGAGCATCGTCGTGATGGACGTGCTCGGCGACCGGGCCGAGGCGACGGTCAAGCTGCTGGAGGACGCCGACCGCCCCGCCGTTGCCGTCGTGGGTGACGTCTCGGTCGAGGCCGACGTCGAGCGGACGGTCTCGACCGCCCTGGAGCGCTTCGGCAAGCTGGACATCATGTGGGCGAACGCCGGCATCGTCTCCCGCGGTGGGGTTCCGTCGGTGATGGGCGGCGAGGAGCTGGCGTTCGAGGACTTCCCGCTCGAGGACTGGCACGAGGTGATCGGGGTCAACCTGACCGGCCCGTTCCTCTGCGCCAAGCACGCGGTGAAGCCGCTGCGGGAGAACGGTGGTGGGGTCATCCTCATGACCTCGTCGGCGTCGGCGTTCGCCGCCTACCACGGCATCGCGCCGTACATGGCGACCAAGGGCGGGGTGAACAGCCTGGTCCGTAGCCTGTCCCTGGACCTGGGCAAGTGGGGCATCCGCGTCAACGGCATCGCCCCGACGCACGGCATGTCGCCGAACTTCCTCATGGAGCGGGGCGCCCCGGTCGTCGGCCAGTCCTACGAGCAGGTCGCCGGTCCGTGGGACAAGCGCGTCACGCCGATCCCGCTCAAGCTCGACCGCCCGCCGACGTTGCGCGACAACGCGAACGTCGCGCTGTTCCTGGTGTCCGACGAGGCCGCCTACCTCTCCGGCCAGACGATGGTCTCGACCGACGGCGGCACGCTCGCCCGCGTCGCGATCCCGTTCCCCGAGGACCAGCCCGACCTCAGCTGA